Proteins co-encoded in one Halomicroarcula saliterrae genomic window:
- a CDS encoding ParA family protein gives MTFRVTISMQKGGVGKSTTSINTAGALNARGHDVLVVDADPQGGATLKMGLREEYRSGEFALFDVLSDMGDLTYDDLDQLIIDSAEFDIVPSHLKNFNLEKYLYSEAGGHESLRKAVDRLDTDYDFIVIDSPPNLGPLSDGALIAAENVLFPSHPNTIARDSLEILFEEIDTIEAKFDQYSITTLGAVLNEVPSQGNVAREVEEWFFETFGEDHVFDVPERDVVEHAIEYRTSIFEYDPEDAGYPWDDGPQQDVIAAYDRIADHLEQYQ, from the coding sequence ATGACGTTTAGAGTTACAATATCAATGCAGAAGGGCGGCGTTGGAAAGTCGACGACCAGTATCAATACCGCAGGGGCGCTGAATGCCAGAGGCCACGATGTTCTGGTCGTCGACGCCGACCCACAAGGGGGTGCAACACTCAAAATGGGGCTTCGAGAGGAGTACCGGTCTGGTGAGTTTGCGTTGTTTGACGTTCTCAGCGATATGGGCGACCTCACGTATGATGATTTAGACCAGTTAATTATCGACTCTGCAGAGTTCGATATCGTCCCAAGCCACCTGAAGAACTTCAACCTCGAAAAATACCTGTACTCCGAAGCTGGCGGCCACGAATCTTTGCGAAAGGCCGTAGATCGGCTGGACACAGATTACGACTTCATCGTCATTGACAGTCCGCCAAACCTTGGCCCACTTTCTGACGGGGCACTAATAGCAGCTGAAAACGTCCTGTTCCCGAGTCATCCCAACACGATTGCGCGAGACAGTCTGGAGATACTGTTCGAGGAGATAGATACAATCGAGGCGAAATTCGACCAGTACAGTATCACGACGCTTGGAGCCGTACTCAATGAAGTTCCGTCTCAAGGTAATGTCGCTCGTGAGGTCGAGGAGTGGTTTTTCGAGACTTTCGGTGAAGACCATGTCTTCGATGTTCCCGAACGCGATGTCGTAGAACACGCGATAGAATATCGGACATCGATATTCGAGTACGACCCTGAAGATGCCGGATATCCATGGGATGACGGTCCCCAGCAGGATGTGATCGCAGCGTACGACCGTATCGCGGATCACCTGGAGCAATACCAATGA